CATTTTGGAGCAAATGCCCCTTACGTTCtgtgccattttttttttataatttgcgTGAGATGTGTAGTCCCCTTCCCTGTGTCATTCTGACGGATGTCTCTGAAGTGTTAGTCCCTTTTTCTCTACAGGAGACAGGAATCTCGATTCCCCCCGATCTGTGTCTCCTCGGGTACAACGTCTGCCTGCCGAACCTTGGCGACCGCTTGATGAATGCTCTCGTAGTGTTCGGGGTCTTCGACGACTTAGAGGTAAGTAAGACTTCGTCCCTACCGAACCTTAGCGACCGCTTGACGAATGCTCTCGTAGTGATTGGGGTCTACGATGACTGGGGTATACCTAAGACATTCGATTTATCAAACATTGGAGACCGTTTGACGAATTCTAATCTTTATATATCCTATTTGCTTAGGATTTCAAGCCCACGAAAACACATTTTATCAGCTTACCTTAATAACTATTTTCCCTAGTGCGCCATTACGTCAGAGAGGAGTACGTTTTGTAACAAGCCATGGGAAGATTTCTTCCAGAGGACGGGTCTCACAGTGGACGATATCTGGATGCGCAATATGGTGAGTGTTACCAgtaatagggaccttaagtTTACCTTGACGACGACTAGGACAACAGCCGGGGTGGGGGGGACTCTCTATAAcagtagacgggggtgatctCCTATCTTTTGGGGTATAGACATGAATGTAGTCATGAAAGAGAGGTGCTCGATGGTGCTGTCTTAGGACTGCAGTTCAGTAGAAAAACTGAAAATGTGTTTAGGGTTAGAAATTGCTTTGACAACactcaatgtgctatcttataggggtaagaattgcttTTGACCCACCCAAAGtgttatcccttagggttagaattgattttgctgacgATCATCCCCGTATGTTtctatgcccccccccccccccccccagaacgTATGAAAAGAGTAACGAAAGGCAAGCGAACCCGTCCTCATTTGACCGCGAAAGTTTAAGTTCTCACGTCGTGGTTTGGTAGAAACGGCTGAAGCGTATCAGACAAAACAGATTTTCACGGGCTTCTATTCAATTCGCAATTCAGCCGCCGTCGTCAGTGGAGGTGGCGGTCccaggggaaggggggataTTCTGGTATAAGAAGACGGACAGAGGGTATTCGGGTATTCATTAGAGAAGGATAGGAGGTAAATAAATGGGTTAATAGTCGAAGTGAAGCGCTCCTTTCTTAAAGATTCTCCTCAATCCATCCTCAAAGTTCGGTTCGAATGTTTAAATGTTTCTAAGGCTCATATACTATCCTAATCCTAGCTTCACGCCTCCCcacgggggagggggggggggttagagCTTTTGTGGTGGCTAATTTATGCTTCTGCTGACAGTCTGAGGACAAACGTTGTCTGATGAACGCCCGCCTCTTCCCAATCATCTGTCCTTTTGGGGAAGAAGAGTTATCTGCTTCGGACACCCTGTGGTTAGCTGGCGTCACCACCAGCAGGCCATTCACGGATGACAAACTTCGACAAAGGTAGAGTCCCGTGTAAACAGCGAACATTACTATCGTAGCGTCTCAACCCTCGTGTAAACAGCGAACATTACTATCGTAGCGTCTCAAGCCTCGTGTAAACAGCGAACATTATTATCGTAGCGTCGCAAGTTCCGTGCAAACAGTGAACACTACTATCGTGGCGTCGCTCAAGTCTCGTGGAAACAGCGAACATTACTATCGTAGCGTCTCAAGTCCCGTGTAAACAGCGAACATTACTATCGTAGCGTCGCTCAAGCACCGTGTAAACAGCGAACATTACTATCGTAGCGTCTCAAGTCCCGTGTAAACAGCGAACATTACTATCGTAGCGTCTCAAGTCCCGTATAAAGAGCTAACATTACTATCGTAGCGTCGCTCAAGCACCGTGTAAACAGCGAACATTACTATCGTAGCGTCTCAAGTCCCGTGTAAACAGCGAACATTATTATCGTAGCGTCGCTCAATCCCCGTGTAAACAGCGCACATTACTATCGTAGCGTCTCAAACCCCGTGTAAACAGCGCCAACACAACTCAGCATACAATTGTAACCTCGCTTAAGCCCCGTACAAAATACGCCAGCATTACCACGTCTTGCTGTTTTTCACCTCCTCTCCATcttcaccccctcctcccccccccccttcctctgCGATTGCGCTTGCTACACAAGCCATTTCGTAAGCTACCCTCTCATCCCTAAGAACTCAAATGAACATGAAAGCCACGACATAAACTTATTTGTTGATATTTCTGTAGATGGTTCTCCTCACTGCGACTCTCACTCAAAGAGCTCCTCTCAGTTGCGGACCTAAGTCACGAGTTTGAGTGGAGGAGATCCCTGTGGTTTGAGATTGGGCGCCGGCAGGTCGAGGAAGCCTTGGTCAGCAGTTCAAACACGTGCTTCCTGCCTTTCTTCAAGTCCTGCGCAAAAGATGGCTTCCACAAGGAGTTACTCGAAGCGCTTGATAAAGGTAAGACTGCCCTGTCCGTGGTTCCGCCCCTCTACCCAAACTTCCATATTTCTATTGAGTGTGATATAATAGTCCAGCGCAAAAGATGACTTCCACAAGAAGTTACTCGGAGCGCTTAATAACAGTAATGATAAGACTGCCAAGCCCTGTCCTGTTTGTACAACATCGACGACGGCAACGCGGCGCCAAGGCGCCAGACGTGAAATGCACACTTCGTCTGATACATTTTAGCCGTTTTCCTCCAAACCACGACGTGTAAACACGTTTCACGGGGTCCAGCGAGAAAAATTAAGGACGTTTTCGCTGTAAACCAAATTTATTTCCAAAATTTTAGGGGTACAGGCGTCGTTTAAAAATGAGAGGACTCGGATAAAAGCCGAGGACAGGTTAGCTTGGGATGTTTCAGGAGTGTAAATGGCTTGGGATGTTTCAGGAGTGTAAATGGCTTGGGATGTTTCAGGGGTGTGAATAGTTTGGGATGTTTTAGGGGTGTAAATGGCTTGGAATGTTTCAGGGGTGTGAATAGCTTGGGATGTTTCAGGGGTGTGAATAGTTTGGGAtgtttcaggggtgtaaatgGCTTGGAATGTTTCAGGGGTGTGAATAGCTTGGGATGTTTCAGGGGTGTGAATAGTTTGGGAtgtttcaggggtgtaaatgGCTTGGAATGTTTCAGGGGTGTGAATAGCTTGGGAtgtttcaggggtgtaaatgGCTTGGGAtgtttcaggggtgtaaatgGCTTGGGATGTTTCAGGAGTGTAAATGGCTTGGAATGTTTCAGTGGTGTAAATGGCTTGGGAtatttcaggggtgtaaatgGCTCTGTTCATTGGTGACATTGAATCCTTCATCCCATTAGGAGGTGATGCCGCTGCCTTTCGCTCATCTTTATTGTCATTTATCCATCACCTATATAAAAAATCAACTTTTCTGTACAGGCTGCAGGTTTACTCAAAACTTGAAATTACCTAGAGTAAGCCAATTATTTCCTTTCGATAAAATTCATTTCACAGAAGGTGAAATTTATTACAGGGTGTTTTTACGTTGTTTTGTTACTCACTCTGTCATGTTTTTAGTGCCACTTAACCTTGCTATTTACTCTCTAATTACCTATTCTCAGTTGCATGTACAAGTCCGCCCGGCATTGCGGCGCGCACGCTGGCGTGTATTGCAGACGTTCTTGGCGCAATGACAGGAGATGAGGCCGGGTTACGTAGCGGACCAGCTGGAAATGTAACGTGGCGACAATCCTTCCAGCTGTTGGAGGTATTGTATGATGTGAACAAAGAAGAGGCTATTGTTACTTTACAGTACAACGCGGGCTATTGTGGCTACGCGGGGAAACGTCTCATCTCCTTATTTTCTTTACGCGCGCTACCGTCACCACTACGTGACTATCAGGACATTAaaatgaccccccccccccttttttcccatttgacgcgcgctaccgtgaccatcAGGACATAAAAAGTACCCCCTTTTTACCAtgtgacgcgcgctagcgTGACCACCTGAGGATGAAAACGTCTTTTTATCTTACAATGTGAcgtgcgctaccgtgaccaccagGACATGAAAAGTACCGCCTTTTTACCATGgacacgcgctaccgtgaccatcAAACCATGAAAAATACCCCCTTTTTACCATGTgatgcgcgctaccgtgaccagcAGGAGATGTAAACGTCTCATTTTAAGAGCACATGCTATTAAACACCCCTGCTCAAATGACTGCTGATAACCTTTCTACGAAACCTGTGGCTTCTAGTTCTTAAATTGTCTTGTTTTCAGAGAAAACGCATCAAAGAGGGTGTCGCGGCATTGGCAGCCGAGCGAACAAAGTGGATTGATAGGTAATTAAGATAGTGAAATCTGTTAAGACCTCCGAGTGCGAGTACCGTAATTAGAATAAGCGCCTCTCCTAAGGGGTaaaatatgaataagcgcctctccTTAGGGGTaaaatatgaataagcgcctcacCTAAGGGGTAAAATATGAATGTGCCTCTCCTTATGGGTaaaatatgaataagcgcctctccTTAGGGGTaaaatatgaataagcgcctcacCTAAGGGGTAAAATATGAATGTGCCTCTCCTTATGGGTaaaatatgaataagcgcctctccTTAGGGGTAAAATATGAATAAGCTCCTCTCCTAAGGGGTAAAATATGAAAAAGCGCCTCTCCTAAGGGGTAAAATATTAATGTGCCTCTCCTTAGGGGTaaaatatgaataagcgcctctccTTATGGGTaaaatatgaataagcgcctctccTTAGGGGTaaaatatgaataagcgcctctccTTAGGGGTAAAATATGAAAAAGCGCCTCTCCTAAGGGGTAAAATATGAATGTGCCTCTCCTAAGGGGTAAAATATGAATAAACGCCTCttccgaataagcgcctcgcttGAACGTGTTACACTCAATAGACTTGGGGTAAAATATGATGACAAAAGGGACTCGCTAAACGCTAAACAAGGGCAGTAACGATAACTGACAGCACCAGCTGACagaacattttattattgaaagCTTGTTCTGTTATGGTTCTTGGAGGATGTTATCCTAGCACGatgtaaaaaatatttcaatctAAAGATGTAATAAgcgatttttttaataagcgcctcccccgaagAAGCGTCTGTGCCTGggacaaaaaaataagcaaattCATTAGGCGGGGAGTTCGAGTTACCCGAGTAACGACCGAAAACTAGGATTTTCAGTCAGTTCAAGCAAACAGAAAACTCGATTTATCCAAGTTCGAGTTATTAGGGTCACCCTGCATTTATCAAATCATAGACTGATTTTTAAGGCACAATCATTCATctaggaaaagaaaaaaatgctacTTTATTAGTTGCTGTAAATTTCGGAAATTTAATTTTCGTGTTAGAATAGGCCATttcgacagtgctgaaaaacgcaagactagttccagtaccgcgcggttaaaccagcctttttgttttaaaatggtggcgttttaccggcgaattGTCACATTTTgacgaatgctaagaaaactagaccaaacctaaggctataattttctttatgacccccttattatcaaacaaatctgtcatcttttgtacaatatggttttaatgctgtacagatagtcaaaacagcgactgaagtcagcatttcgtacctttactcgaacgagtcaacactacgattgtgtttgttttcgccagaacacgcgcatgcgcatacgttattcagcaccgTCGGCCATTTTGCAATAAGCATGCACGCGCACTCGACATGAAAACCCACTAACTACcgtcatgcagcgcgcgctttgtTTAATGCAAGCTTAAATAGGTGTGCGTTCCTTTCTGGTATTTGAGGTATAGCCTATTGCCAGCCATGCAAAAATGAAACACCGTCGCAGCTATGATTGAAAATTAGTGCGCACAGAATATAGACACTAATACAGTAGACCATCAATGTACTGAAGCCTTGTATTGAAGCCTGATCTGTCTTCAGACCAGACCTGCTGATCCGTGCAGCAAGGCACTACGAAGGCGCTGAACAGATTTTACGTAAACACGCCGTCATGAGCACTCAGCAGTTCATAGAGATATCGATGACTCACCTCCCCCCCATGGGGCATTGGGTGATTGCCGAGGCTCCAGGTTTGTAACTAGCAagtgtggggagggggagtaGTGTCTACCCCCCGTGGGGCATTGGGTGATTGCTGAGGCTCGAGGTTTGTAACTAGcaagggtggggagggggagtaGTGTCTACCCCCATGGGGCATTGGGTGATTGCCGAAACTCCAGGTTTGTAACTAGCAaggatggggagggggagtaGTGTCTACCCCCCATGGGGCATTGGGTGATTGCTGAGACTCCATGTTTGTAACTAGCAaggatggggagggggagtaGTGTCTACCCCCCATGGGGCATTGGGTGATTGCTGAGACTCCATGTTTGTAACTAGCAAGGATGGGGAGGGAGAGTAGTTTCTACCCCCCATGGGGCATTGGGTGATTGCTGAGTGTCACCCCTACTGGTATTCTATGTTATGCCGAGGCATACTCTGTAACCTAGGGTTGCCGAGGCTCCAGACTTAGTAATTAGCAAGAGGGAGGGGTTGTAATTGTCTGCACCCTTACTGGGCCAATAAGTGATTGCCGAGGCTCAAATTGTCTAACTTgcagaagggggagggggtatatcCCCACGTGGGGCACTTGGTGATTTCCTTGTAACTAGCTAGGGAAGGGGTCGGGAAAAAGagtcccccccctcccctcgtgtGGCCTCGTGTGATCGAGGTTACAATGTGCCAAACTAAGCAAGTTTCTAGGGTATTAACATTGAGGTTCTCCTCTGGGCTCTTCCCGCCGTGATTAACGTGCTCATTAGCGTATCATCATTATGATTGGCGTGTTTAGCGATGGTTTGTTTGCAGATTAGCATGATGATTATCGAGATAGTTAGAGTAACCTTAAGAAAATATCTATACCCCCCTATTGAGGGGGTAGGAGGTATGACCccgccccccacccctctggaatttccattCCCCtggagaaaaataaatacagtaactgttaaagccgcattgtaaccagtttacttccggtcgattacgtaacaatctcctatgatttttaacggaaaacgcgaagaatatttcaaaatatagaaagcagtgtgtctgttggaagtttctttgaggatgtgattgataatttagagcggatggcatgttaaatatatcggattctaatatattcttttgtcttttaacaaTCGAGGTTTCCttcggaagtgaactggtgacaatgcggcttttagGAAAAAGGGcttctggaaattcctgggcgtttgagccccccaccccccggaatgggggggggggttatagatattttctggaactacacaatgcaCTGATTTGTTGTTTATAGTCCGTATTGATCTTAGTGGCGGGTGGAGTGACACGCCCCCTATCGCCTATGAACATGGCGGATCAGTTACTAATGTCGCAATCAAGCTAAACGGAGAGGTACGTGACAGTTACGCTCCGAGTTTGCGTTACATAGTACGCACGAACATTTAGGGTCTGCCCTCCTATATTTAACTAGCACTTAGGCtattaaagctgcattgtcaccagtttacttccggttgactgcttaacaatctccgatgatttttaacgaaaaagggaaaaaaaaagtttaaaatattgaaagcagtgtgtttagtggaagtttctttgaggatgtgattgatgatttagagcagatggccTGTCAAATAGcgcagattctaatagattcttttgtggTTTCCTCCGCAAGTAAACTgttgataatgcggctttgaTTCAGATTGGCACACCCTCTTATACCAGCTAGCAAGccactttttttaaacattggCTTTGTGGGACTGAAGAGATGGGGAAAAGGGGTGtggtgggggaagggaggcATCCCCTGTATTCGGTGGGCAGATGCCATTTTCCTTGTACTCTGGCTCTAGGAGACAGCAGCCTCCCCCTGATGGTAGCTTCTGCAGTTTATCgtcgttttttttataatgtatTTACTTTTAGGCTAAGATCTATTCTCGATATAAAGacccaaaaacaaaaatgcctATTTTCAATGATTATATACAGCATCAAACATTTCCGATTAgtgtatgtttttttcatcAGAAACCGATACAAGTCCAGATCAAGAGAATCCCGGAGTAAGTAAGCTAACTCATTATATGTCTTAATACAGGACACGCGCAGAGTGGGATAGAGTACCCACTCGAAATTTACCCTGCCCCCCCCTTGCGCGTTTACAGTTCGTAAAGAGTTTTCTAATCTGGCTCGCTCCTCCACATGTTTTAAACCGAGTATCCCTCCCCTAGTTCCTGGTAAAAATAGGCTGTCCTGATGTTAACAAATGATTTCAGGCCTGAGATCGTGCTTGTGATAAACGCCGGAGATCACAGCACTCGTGTTGTCTGTAAAAAGCTGGAAGACATGGCCGACTACTCCCAGCCCCATGCCCCAGGTATGACGTGACGTGTGACGCATAGAGTGGCGTGACCCAAATACCGTGCCAAGATTAACGTGACGCGTGGCACAGAGTGGCGTGACACAAATACCCTGCCAAATATGACGTGACGCGTGACTCATAGAGTAGCGTGGCACAAAACACCTGACAAGCATGATATGGCGCTTGACTCATAGACGGCGTGACACGAAACCCCTGCCGAGTATGACGTGACGCGTGACACAGATTGGCGTGACACAAATCAATTGCCAAGTAAAACGTGACACGTGACGTCACGTGGCGTCACAGAACTACTCTGCCAATAATTAACGCGTGACGCATAGTGTTGCGTGACACGTAAACCAGGCCTCTCACTTGACGTTGTTCTATCCCTCCAGGTGCACTTGGCAAAGCGTGTTTTTTTGCCACCAATCTCCTCACCATCCCCTCCACACAGTCCTTAGCCAATCAGCTCAAAGAACGCTACCAGGGGGGCTTCGAGATCCATTCCCGCGCGGACGTACCCTATGGAAGCGGCCTGGGTACTAGTAGCATTCTCGCCGGCGCGTTTCTGGGCGCTCTGCTGCGAGCCGCTGGCCGCACTGCGGGCGTCAACTCCCTGATTCACTCCGTGATGATAGTTGAGCAGATGCTGACCTGTGGTGGGGGATGGCAGGATAACGTCGGGGGACTGGTGTCTGGTTTTAAGTGCGCCCGCTCCAGACCCTCTCTGCCCATGGAGGTGACGTTTGATGTGCTGCGGGTCCCGGATTCTGTGATCGATGAGCTGAATAGATGCCTTGTGTTCGTGTATACTGGCAAGACCAGGCTTGCCAAGAACCTGCTACAGGTTAGAATAGCGAACTTGTATTTCCATGGTATTACCAATATTATTGAGAGTGCCCAACTCTACCGATTTTGGACGGGATTATCTCTTTTTGACTTGAAAATCCCGAAGATAATCCCTAATATGCAGTGTGGAAATATTAAAACATTTGTTATAAAGTGGTCTGTACCTTTGGTAGTTTTCTTGTATAATGACGGTCTGCAAAGGGCAACAACGCGAAAGTGttttaggggggggaggggaagggggggcatTCGTTTTATTGGGGAGTGGTGGCGAGTCTGATCTTAGATAATAACATCTGCAACTTCTTGCAAAACAAACGCAACAACATCATTCTAGTAGcagaagcaacaacaacaacaactccataataatcaacaacaacaacgaaaaTAGCAGTAACATCAATGTAgtaatcaacaacaacaacagcagcagaaaAAAATCTCAAGCTGACCCTGAATGGAATATTTTTGTTGTCGCGACTCTCCTATTATAGGAATACGTACAGGACCTTTCTGCTTGTTTCTCTGAATGTGTGTTTTTAACAGGGCGTGGTTCGGAATTGGTACAGCAGGCAGTCTGAGATCGTTCAGGTCGTGCATGATTTGGTGGAGAACTCGGAAAAGTGCGCCAAGGCTTTGGAGCGAGGTACTTCTTATAAACTCACAGTGATATAACTTTTATTTTAGATTAGAAAATTTAATGTACGAAAACAACTTCAACCAGCGTTACGCGCGATCTGATTCCCACTTAAATTAGTAAATGGTATGACTAAAAAGACTACAgactgtagaaaaactaggtggcatgaatagaaaaactacacacaagctgtagaaaaactaggtggtatgactagaaaaactacacacaagctgtagaaaaactaggtggtatgactagaaaaactacacacaagctgtagaaaaactaggttGTATGACTAGAAATACtgcagacaagctgtagaaaaactaggtagtatgactagaaaaactacacacaagctatagaaaaactaggtggtatgactagaaatacggcagacaagctgtagaaaaactaggtggtatgactagaaaaactacacacaagctgtagaaaaactaggtggtacgactagaaaaactacacacaagctgtagaaaaactgggtggtatgactagaaaaactacacacaagctgtagaaaaactaggttGTATGACTAGAAATACtgcagacaagctgtagaaaaactaggtggtatgactagaaaaactacacacaagctatagaaaaactaggtggtatgactagaaataCGGCAGACaaactgtagaaaaactaggtggtatgactagaaaaactacacacaagctgtagaaaaactaggtggtatgactagaaatacggcagacaagctgtagaaaaactaggtggtatgaaaagaaagactacagacaagttGTAGAATAACTAGTTGGTATGACTAGGAAGACTACCGACAaactgtagaataactaggttgTATGggtagaaagactacagacaagctgtagaacaactaggtggtatgacaaggaagactacagacaagctgtagaataaaataagaataaaattcTTAGGTGCACGGCGAATCTCGTTAATAAGTACGGTAATCGTAGTGTCCAGTCAAGCTACAGAGAAATGTTATAACCAGAATAACTTTGTTTTGTAGGCGATTTAGAGGATCTCGGGAAATGCGTTTACAACTACAGAGAGCAGAAGAAAATAATCGCTCCAGGTAGGATAGTTATCACTTGCATTCTTGTTAAAAGCACTGCAATATATAAGACATAAGCAATACAAAAATGACTCGTCAAATAAACAGTCGTTAGCATCCCGGTCAATGCTTGTATACTAACAGCTGAACATAGCCCCAGGCATTCTGCTCGGTATCCCTGTGGTTGACCGTAAGGCAAGAGGGTTTCGGGTGACACACATGAAATCACCACGGAAACCTGAAACAacccaaaaaaaacaacagtcAACTTTCCTGTGTCTTCTAAATTCCCTATATTATTATTGCatataagtaaaaaaaaaaatacaagaaaaaaaagaattatatTGAGCCACCCCATCTAAACACAAAGTTTTATACCTTATTTCCCATACTCAAAAGAAAACGTCGCAAGAGCTCCTCCAAATTGTCGGACGGAAGTGGATGATTTCTCAGACCTGGTAGTTTGACAGGGTGACAAAATGGTGACTGAGAGTTTTGTAAGGATATCTTAGGGAACATAAAGGGTTTCCCCTAGTAGAAGTGTTAGAAAGTATAGAACAGTTAGGATCATAACTAAAATTGGAggcattttgtaaataaaaaaattatccaaTCACAGCAgagtacccaccccctcccccttggtaCTTGTATGTCAAGCTATCActtgaaacaaaatggcggagtaCGATTATACAGCCTAACCGTTTCTTTGAAGCTGTTTGACACCCCGAAAATAATATGCCACATTCAATATCGAAAAACACGCACTTATAGTTCACTAAACGCTGAACACAGACCCGGGAAGCACCGTCGACTCGATGCTAATACGTTGTAATAAGCTAAGTCCAGCAACTAAAACACTAGTGTAAAAGTTTTACTTAATACAAAACTAGGTATTTAAgttattttaaactgttcttcAAGGCAGTTACTTCATACCAGGGGTCTACTATAAAGCCGGAGATTTTACATAGATTTTACTTAATTTTCTCAATAGTTTCACGTGTGATCAAAATACAACGGCGTAGAGTGAATGTATCAAACAATAAAagtacttataaaaaaaataagcgatAGAGAGAGGGGGCTTAAACTTGAACAACCTATTCTGGGTGCAAGTTTACTTGTGTGACCACAGTCATTGTACTCCACTGGACACCATTAATCAGACATATTGTATGAGAAAAATGTGGTGACAGTTAACTTATATGATGGCTTCAGAAGAAAATTACCCCCATTCCCACCCCTTGATCTGTCTTTGTATGGGTGTGTTCATTAGA
The DNA window shown above is from Nematostella vectensis chromosome 15, jaNemVect1.1, whole genome shotgun sequence and carries:
- the LOC5510800 gene encoding L-fucose kinase — its product is MNTRRKKWSAIVLTCQNKASAHAFNRELELCQKKGLIDKDTLLLALEDPKARVGSGGATLNALLVVTEHLSAQAGFLTVESKVLRDADILIMHMGRNYPFSACGRAFTTLPAKYNDRSPVMLYDSLVDVFGSLLYLLTYTVCPDSPSGVWVCSTDQMLSVLPDTVIDWSKMASDDIVLLLFGCSPLYARSHGVCKLGAQGEIKDIFFRETDDKIKSCSLSNGNVPVVGSPVFFSLRAAEKLLSLHNFPPLDACTYYGLDNGASPIQLALVFDIMLSTCTDITEEDFVRGTRSTSYGKSTKTSTEQMTEEEMSQMAGARSVLWRNMRGLKPHGVVLQGAEYHYMASTGMCYRDQLLASAKIIQDSGLPFLCSNITHIAPLDGSASALSPVIADSAVVLNSIVEGRVSIGENAVISHCHLEGGLSIGPGCVLTGIGPRVMKETGISIPPDLCLLGYNVCLPNLGDRLMNALVVFGVFDDLECAITSERSTFCNKPWEDFFQRTGLTVDDIWMRNMSEDKRCLMNARLFPIICPFGEEELSASDTLWLAGVTTSRPFTDDKLRQRWFSSLRLSLKELLSVADLSHEFEWRRSLWFEIGRRQVEEALVSSSNTCFLPFFKSCAKDGFHKELLEALDKVACTSPPGIAARTLACIADVLGAMTGDEAGLRSGPAGNVTWRQSFQLLERKRIKEGVAALAAERTKWIDRPDLLIRAARHYEGAEQILRKHAVMSTQQFIEISMTHLPPMGHWVIAEAPVRIDLSGGWSDTPPIAYEHGGSVTNVAIKLNGEKPIQVQIKRIPEPEIVLVINAGDHSTRVVCKKLEDMADYSQPHAPGALGKACFFATNLLTIPSTQSLANQLKERYQGGFEIHSRADVPYGSGLGTSSILAGAFLGALLRAAGRTAGVNSLIHSVMIVEQMLTCGGGWQDNVGGLVSGFKCARSRPSLPMEVTFDVLRVPDSVIDELNRCLVFVYTGKTRLAKNLLQGVVRNWYSRQSEIVQVVHDLVENSEKCAKALERGDLEDLGKCVYNYREQKKIIAPGTEPDVIKDMMELIAPYAYGQCLTGAGGGGFMYIIAKSPAMAGSIKDMLKTKKPSDDMVIYDVSIDNEGLIVRVEPGS